The following are encoded together in the Pseudoxanthomonas sp. YR558 genome:
- a CDS encoding acetyl-CoA hydrolase/transferase C-terminal domain-containing protein, with amino-acid sequence MTPRHLTDLDEAVDLLLAHTYGPLRMGAPLGIGKPHRLLNALYRRGVKDPSRPWSLYTALSLDPPMGGKGLEGRFVTPFATRHFGDDFPRLDYVQAMKRDALPAHMEVEEFYMQGGALLRSTTAQRLYASLNYTHVARALADRALNVIVQKVAREPGGTRLSFSCNNDLTQDAVDAIVARGLPRPLLVAEVDPQLPWIGGTAAVDEAYFDIVITPPGPYPHLFGLPRQPVSDAEYAIGLYASALVRDGGTLQIGIGALADALCHALVLRHTDNATYRRILAALDPALEQHPAVLASGGLDPFALGLYGCSEMVNEGFKRLVETGVIRRKVVDDEALMRRIADGTANLGDQARLERDGEYLHGAFYLGSPAFYQWLRDLPDDQRRAIGMRRISLINELQRDHEPLARLQRHDARFFNSCMMVTALGAAVSDGLEDGRVVSGVGGQYNFVDMSNSLDNARSALMFRAVRDDAGAPASNVRWNYGHTTIPRHLRDLYVNEYGIADLRGKNDEDCVIAMGGITDARFQSALVERAKREGKLRSGFHAPGHWIDNTPVHLSARLRAFRHDGTLPDYPLGSDFTEVEQRIVKALGWLKANTATPWKKIATVAKALAARPDDEAAMARMALAQPATLGERLEAKLLALGLRETR; translated from the coding sequence ATGACCCCACGCCACCTGACCGATCTCGACGAAGCCGTCGACCTGCTCCTGGCCCACACCTACGGCCCGCTGCGCATGGGTGCGCCGCTCGGCATCGGCAAGCCGCACCGCCTGCTCAATGCGCTTTACCGGCGTGGCGTAAAGGACCCGTCGCGCCCGTGGTCGCTCTACACCGCGCTTTCGCTCGATCCGCCTATGGGTGGCAAGGGGCTGGAGGGACGATTCGTGACGCCGTTCGCCACGCGGCATTTCGGCGACGACTTCCCGCGGCTGGATTACGTGCAGGCGATGAAGCGTGATGCGCTGCCCGCGCACATGGAAGTGGAGGAGTTCTACATGCAGGGCGGCGCGCTGCTCCGCTCCACCACCGCGCAACGCCTGTACGCCAGCCTCAACTACACGCACGTTGCCCGGGCGCTCGCCGACCGCGCACTCAACGTGATCGTGCAGAAGGTCGCGCGCGAACCGGGCGGCACGCGGCTCTCGTTCTCGTGCAACAACGATCTGACCCAGGATGCTGTCGATGCCATCGTGGCGCGCGGCCTGCCGCGCCCCTTGCTGGTGGCGGAGGTCGATCCGCAGCTGCCGTGGATCGGCGGCACCGCGGCGGTGGACGAAGCCTACTTCGATATCGTCATCACCCCGCCTGGCCCTTATCCGCATCTGTTCGGGTTGCCGCGCCAGCCGGTCTCCGATGCCGAATACGCGATAGGACTGTATGCGAGCGCATTGGTGCGGGACGGCGGCACGCTGCAGATCGGCATCGGCGCGCTCGCCGATGCGCTATGCCATGCGCTGGTGCTGCGCCACACCGACAACGCCACTTACCGGCGCATCCTGGCCGCCCTCGATCCCGCGTTGGAGCAACACCCGGCGGTGCTCGCCAGCGGCGGCCTCGACCCGTTCGCCCTCGGCCTGTACGGCTGCAGCGAGATGGTCAACGAAGGTTTCAAGCGATTGGTCGAAACCGGCGTGATCCGGCGCAAGGTGGTGGACGACGAAGCGCTGATGCGGCGCATCGCCGACGGCACGGCCAATCTCGGCGACCAGGCGCGGCTGGAGCGCGATGGCGAGTACCTGCATGGCGCGTTCTACCTCGGATCGCCCGCGTTCTACCAATGGTTGCGCGACCTGCCGGATGACCAGCGCCGTGCCATCGGCATGCGCCGCATCAGCCTGATCAACGAACTGCAGCGCGACCACGAACCACTCGCCCGCCTGCAGCGTCACGACGCCCGCTTCTTCAACTCCTGCATGATGGTCACCGCGCTCGGTGCGGCCGTCTCAGACGGACTGGAAGACGGCCGCGTGGTTTCGGGGGTCGGCGGCCAGTACAACTTCGTCGACATGTCCAACAGCCTGGACAACGCACGCAGCGCGTTGATGTTCCGCGCCGTGCGCGACGATGCCGGCGCGCCCGCTTCCAACGTACGCTGGAACTACGGCCATACCACCATTCCCCGCCACCTGCGCGACCTGTACGTCAACGAGTACGGCATCGCGGACCTGCGCGGCAAGAACGACGAGGACTGCGTGATCGCGATGGGTGGCATCACCGATGCGCGCTTCCAGTCCGCACTGGTGGAACGGGCCAAGCGCGAGGGCAAACTGCGCAGCGGCTTCCATGCGCCGGGCCACTGGATCGACAACACGCCCGTGCACCTGTCGGCGCGCCTGCGCGCCTTTCGCCACGACGGCACCCTGCCGGACTATCCGCTAGGCAGCGACTTCACCGAGGTCGAACAGCGCATCGTCAAAGCCCTGGGTTGGCTGAAGGCCAACACCGCCACCCCGTGGAAGAAAATCGCGACGGTGGCCAAGGCGTTGGCGGCGCGGCCCGACGACGAGGCCGCGATGGCGCGCATGGCGCTGGCGCAACCGGCGACGCTGGGCGAACGCCTCGAAGCCAAGCTACTGGCGCTCGGACTGCGCGAGACGCGCTGA
- a CDS encoding TonB family protein, whose protein sequence is MANDAMMALLEATIASTLAILLVLALRVPLRRHLGAATAHALWICVPLACVAVLVPARHAETQWVLPQVVVLQPASVAAVEANASWSALPALLLALWGVGALLMVARLIAQQRRFIRAVGPMTEAAPGVLRASESAGLPAAYGVLRPKILLPADFDNRYTDAERALVLCHERLHIRRGDLFGNLLAALLRSLFWFNPLMHLASRLHRLDQEFACDAAVVARHPGERRTYGEAMLKAHLAGIPLPVGCHWTHHHPLKERIAMLKHPLRSRARRFAAATLVMLLVAGTGIAAWAAQPAAQAQGAHDFHYRIGATLEVDGERQDVVLRDWPGRKVGFASTTKAGRAWRIELVVDPAAEGQVRLAGDISVDGKPVSKPVLMGLLGKAMRIEVTPPDGSSTFALSMIVSRHDGAPGPDAASVPKQPAPAYPEDAKARGQSGLVVLKLRVGPDGRVREAVVESSEPAGLFDEASLAAAREWTFEPPTENGMRGEGWVRVPIRYDIDGSAEDGAEKAAAVDQPAA, encoded by the coding sequence ATGGCGAATGACGCGATGATGGCCTTGCTCGAAGCGACCATCGCCAGCACGTTGGCCATCCTGCTGGTGTTGGCCCTTCGTGTCCCACTGCGTCGTCACCTCGGCGCCGCGACTGCGCACGCGCTGTGGATCTGCGTGCCGCTGGCCTGCGTGGCGGTCCTGGTGCCGGCCCGCCACGCCGAGACGCAGTGGGTGCTGCCGCAGGTTGTCGTGCTGCAACCGGCATCGGTGGCGGCCGTCGAAGCGAACGCGTCGTGGTCGGCATTGCCGGCGTTGCTGCTCGCGTTATGGGGCGTCGGCGCCCTCCTGATGGTCGCGCGATTGATCGCGCAGCAGCGGCGCTTCATCCGTGCCGTGGGGCCGATGACGGAAGCCGCGCCGGGCGTGCTGCGCGCGAGCGAAAGCGCGGGCCTTCCGGCGGCTTACGGAGTGCTGCGACCCAAGATCCTGCTGCCGGCGGACTTCGACAACCGCTACACGGACGCTGAGCGCGCGCTGGTGCTGTGCCACGAGCGCCTGCACATCCGCCGCGGCGACTTGTTCGGCAACCTGCTCGCCGCGCTGCTGCGCAGCCTGTTCTGGTTCAACCCGCTGATGCACCTCGCGTCGCGCTTGCATCGCCTGGACCAGGAGTTCGCCTGCGATGCGGCCGTGGTCGCACGCCATCCCGGCGAGCGCCGCACCTACGGCGAAGCGATGCTGAAGGCGCATCTTGCCGGCATTCCGCTGCCCGTGGGCTGCCACTGGACGCACCACCACCCACTCAAGGAGAGGATCGCCATGCTGAAGCACCCTTTGCGCAGCCGCGCCCGCCGGTTCGCGGCCGCCACCCTGGTCATGCTGCTGGTCGCAGGCACCGGTATCGCCGCGTGGGCTGCGCAACCCGCCGCGCAGGCGCAGGGCGCACACGACTTCCACTACCGGATTGGCGCGACGCTCGAGGTCGATGGCGAACGCCAGGACGTTGTCCTGCGCGACTGGCCGGGCCGCAAGGTGGGTTTCGCTTCGACGACGAAAGCCGGCCGCGCGTGGCGCATTGAGCTGGTCGTCGATCCTGCGGCAGAAGGCCAGGTGAGGCTCGCCGGTGACATCAGCGTGGACGGCAAGCCCGTGTCCAAACCGGTACTGATGGGTCTGCTCGGCAAGGCGATGCGTATCGAGGTGACCCCGCCGGATGGCAGCTCGACGTTTGCGCTGTCGATGATCGTCAGTCGGCACGACGGCGCGCCCGGGCCGGACGCGGCCAGCGTGCCGAAGCAGCCCGCGCCTGCCTACCCGGAAGACGCGAAGGCGCGCGGCCAGAGCGGGCTGGTGGTGTTGAAGTTGCGAGTCGGCCCCGATGGCCGCGTGCGTGAAGCCGTCGTGGAATCATCGGAGCCCGCCGGCCTGTTTGACGAAGCCTCGCTCGCGGCTGCCCGGGAATGGACGTTTGAGCCGCCGACGGAGAATGGCATGCGCGGCGAAGGCTGGGTGCGCGTGCCCATTCGGTACGACATCGACGGCAGCGCTGAGGATGGCGCTGAAAAGGCTGCCGCGGTCGACCAACCTGCTGCATGA
- a CDS encoding S1/P1 nuclease, whose protein sequence is MVRPLLIAATLVVFLAGALLPAPALAWGPMGHRLVAQLAWDDLTPAARRQAEMLLKGEPDATLAGIASWADDLRDSDPVLGKTTSRWHFVNIGEHDCAYEQVRDCPNGNCVVEAIRTQAAILADTKRTRAERLQALKFVVHFVGDVHQPLHAGYGRDKGGNDVQINFNDRGTNLHTLWDSRMLLSTGRSEADYLLRLRALPRPALGAIALPPPSADWAEQSCRVVTQPGFYPRRAKLEQSYVDQHLPVIEQQLRAGGVALAAVLNQALDTH, encoded by the coding sequence ATGGTCCGTCCCCTTCTTATCGCCGCCACCCTCGTTGTTTTCCTCGCCGGCGCCTTGCTGCCCGCGCCTGCCCTCGCGTGGGGGCCGATGGGCCACCGCCTGGTGGCGCAACTGGCCTGGGACGATCTGACACCTGCGGCGCGCCGTCAGGCTGAGATGCTGCTGAAAGGCGAACCGGATGCCACGCTGGCCGGCATTGCGAGCTGGGCAGACGACCTGCGCGACAGCGATCCCGTGCTGGGCAAGACGACGTCGCGCTGGCACTTCGTCAATATCGGCGAACACGACTGCGCGTACGAACAAGTGCGCGATTGTCCGAACGGCAACTGCGTCGTCGAAGCGATCAGGACGCAGGCCGCGATCCTGGCCGATACCAAGCGCACGCGCGCAGAGCGGTTGCAGGCGCTGAAATTCGTCGTGCACTTCGTCGGCGACGTGCACCAGCCGCTGCATGCCGGCTACGGCCGCGACAAGGGCGGCAATGACGTGCAGATCAATTTCAACGACCGCGGCACCAACCTGCACACCCTGTGGGACAGCCGCATGCTGCTCTCCACGGGCCGCAGCGAAGCCGACTACCTGCTTCGTCTGCGCGCGCTGCCGCGTCCGGCCCTAGGCGCCATCGCATTGCCGCCTCCGTCGGCCGACTGGGCCGAGCAATCGTGCCGCGTGGTAACGCAGCCCGGCTTCTACCCGCGCCGCGCCAAGCTGGAACAAAGTTACGTGGACCAGCACCTGCCCGTCATCGAGCAGCAATTGCGCGCCGGCGGCGTGGCCTTGGCCGCGGTGTTGAACCAGGCACTCGATACCCACTGA
- the tkt gene encoding transketolase: protein MTTPTRRQLANAIRFLAADAVQAANSGHPGMPMGMADIAEVLWNDYYRHSPSNPHWFNRDRFILSNGHGSMLQYALLHLAGYDLPLQELKQFRQLHSKTAGHPERHETPGVETTTGPLGQGFANAVGFALAEKLLAQRFNREGHDLIDHRTFVFMGDGCLMEGVSHEAASLAGTWGLGKLVCFWDDNKISIDGNTDGWFTDDTPARFEAYGWQVVRNVNGHDPVEIKTAIDTALKATDKPTLICCRTTIGFGSPNKAGKESSHGAPLGKDELEATRAALEWPYGPFEVPADIYAGWNKVEAGKALEAEWNALLAAYTAQYPEQAAELERRASGELPADFVAQADAYIAKVQAEGPVIASRKASQNAIEAFAPLLPELVGGSADLAHSNLTLWKASKSVSTTDPNANYVYYGVREFGMTAIANGLALHGGFVPFDATFLVFSDYARNGVRMSALIPAHAIHVYTHDSIGLGEDGPTHQPVEHLASLRYIPNNDVWRPCDAVESAVAWKQAIVRQDGPSCLVFSRQNLPHQPRTEAQVGDIARGGYVLADAEGTPDVILIATGSEVGLATQAKATLDAQGIKTRVVSMPSTDVFDRQDAAYREAVLPKAVRKRVAVEAAIADFWGKYVGLDGAVIGMTTFGASAPADALYKHFGITAEAVVEAATSL from the coding sequence ATGACGACGCCCACCCGCCGCCAGCTCGCCAACGCCATCCGTTTCCTCGCCGCCGACGCGGTGCAGGCCGCCAACTCCGGCCATCCCGGCATGCCCATGGGCATGGCCGACATCGCCGAAGTGCTGTGGAACGACTACTACCGCCACAGCCCGTCGAACCCGCACTGGTTCAACCGCGACCGCTTCATCCTGTCCAACGGCCACGGTTCGATGCTGCAGTACGCGCTGCTGCACCTGGCCGGCTACGACCTGCCGCTGCAGGAACTGAAGCAGTTCCGCCAGCTGCACAGCAAGACCGCCGGCCACCCCGAGCGCCACGAGACTCCGGGCGTGGAAACCACCACCGGCCCGCTCGGGCAGGGCTTCGCCAACGCGGTCGGCTTCGCGCTGGCCGAGAAGCTGCTGGCGCAGCGTTTCAATCGCGAAGGCCACGACCTCATCGATCACCGCACCTTCGTGTTCATGGGCGACGGCTGCCTGATGGAAGGCGTGTCGCATGAGGCCGCCTCGCTCGCCGGCACCTGGGGCCTGGGCAAGCTGGTCTGCTTCTGGGACGACAACAAGATTTCCATCGACGGCAACACCGATGGCTGGTTCACCGACGACACGCCGGCCCGCTTCGAAGCCTATGGCTGGCAGGTCGTGCGCAACGTCAACGGCCACGACCCGGTCGAGATCAAGACCGCGATCGATACCGCGCTGAAGGCCACCGACAAGCCCACGCTGATCTGCTGCCGCACCACGATCGGTTTCGGTTCGCCGAACAAGGCCGGCAAGGAATCCAGCCACGGCGCACCGCTGGGCAAGGACGAGCTGGAGGCCACGCGCGCCGCACTGGAATGGCCGTACGGTCCGTTCGAAGTGCCGGCCGACATCTACGCCGGCTGGAACAAGGTCGAGGCCGGCAAGGCGCTGGAAGCCGAATGGAACGCACTGCTCGCTGCCTACACCGCGCAGTACCCGGAGCAGGCGGCCGAACTGGAGCGTCGTGCCTCGGGCGAGCTGCCCGCCGACTTCGTCGCCCAGGCCGATGCCTACATCGCCAAGGTGCAGGCCGAAGGCCCGGTGATCGCCTCGCGCAAGGCCTCGCAGAACGCCATCGAAGCGTTCGCGCCGCTGCTGCCTGAGCTGGTCGGCGGCTCGGCCGACCTGGCGCACTCCAACCTCACGCTGTGGAAGGCCAGCAAGTCGGTGTCCACCACCGATCCGAACGCCAACTACGTGTACTACGGCGTGCGCGAGTTCGGTATGACCGCGATCGCGAACGGCCTGGCGCTGCACGGCGGCTTCGTGCCGTTCGACGCCACCTTCCTGGTGTTCAGCGACTACGCGCGCAACGGCGTGCGGATGAGCGCGCTGATCCCGGCGCACGCCATCCACGTGTACACGCACGACTCCATCGGCTTGGGCGAAGACGGTCCCACCCACCAGCCGGTCGAACACCTGGCCTCGCTGCGCTACATCCCGAACAACGACGTGTGGCGTCCGTGCGACGCGGTGGAATCGGCGGTGGCGTGGAAGCAGGCCATCGTCCGTCAGGACGGCCCGAGCTGCCTGGTGTTCTCGCGCCAGAACCTGCCGCACCAGCCGCGCACCGAGGCGCAGGTGGGCGATATCGCACGCGGCGGCTACGTGCTGGCCGATGCCGAGGGCACGCCCGACGTCATCCTGATCGCCACCGGTTCGGAAGTTGGCCTGGCCACGCAGGCGAAGGCCACGCTGGACGCGCAGGGCATCAAGACGCGCGTGGTGTCGATGCCGTCGACCGACGTGTTCGATCGCCAGGACGCGGCTTACCGCGAGGCCGTGCTGCCCAAGGCCGTGCGCAAGCGCGTGGCGGTGGAAGCGGCGATCGCCGATTTCTGGGGCAAGTACGTGGGCCTGGACGGTGCGGTGATCGGCATGACCACGTTCGGGGCCTCCGCGCCGGCCGACGCGCTGTACAAGCACTTCGGCATCACCGCCGAGGCGGTGGTCGAGGCTGCGACGTCGCTCTGA
- the modA gene encoding molybdate ABC transporter substrate-binding protein — translation MNLFSLRSSLVALALVASLLIPGIARAQDHTGLTVFAAASLKESLDEAAAAYQKQTGVPVRVSYAASSALARQIEQGAPADAFFSADLEWMDYLQQRDKLEPATRRNLLGNQLVLVAPKASKARVDLKRPATFLAALGDGRLAVGQTQTVPAGKYAKASLESLSLWNGVKARLAESESVRAALMLVARGETPLGIVYASDAKAEPAVRVVATFPEDSHPPIIYPVAALRGPRSAQATQFVQWLASPAADAIFTRRGFAVKD, via the coding sequence ATGAACCTGTTTTCGCTCCGCTCATCGCTCGTCGCCCTCGCGTTGGTCGCTTCGCTGCTGATCCCCGGCATCGCACGCGCCCAGGACCATACCGGCCTCACCGTCTTCGCCGCCGCCAGCCTGAAGGAATCGCTGGACGAAGCCGCCGCGGCCTACCAGAAGCAGACCGGCGTACCGGTGCGGGTGTCGTATGCGGCGAGTTCGGCGCTGGCGCGCCAGATCGAACAGGGCGCGCCTGCCGATGCCTTCTTCTCCGCCGACCTGGAATGGATGGACTACCTGCAACAGCGCGACAAGCTTGAACCCGCCACGCGACGCAACCTGCTGGGCAACCAGCTGGTGCTGGTCGCACCGAAGGCGAGCAAGGCGCGCGTCGACCTGAAGCGGCCCGCCACCTTCCTCGCCGCGCTCGGTGACGGTCGCCTGGCGGTAGGCCAGACGCAGACCGTGCCCGCGGGCAAGTACGCCAAGGCCTCGCTGGAATCGCTGTCGTTGTGGAACGGTGTCAAGGCGCGGCTCGCCGAATCCGAGAGCGTGCGCGCGGCGCTGATGCTGGTGGCGCGCGGCGAAACGCCGCTGGGCATCGTGTACGCCTCCGATGCGAAAGCGGAACCGGCCGTGCGCGTGGTGGCGACGTTCCCCGAAGACAGCCATCCGCCGATCATCTATCCGGTCGCCGCCCTGCGGGGCCCGCGATCGGCGCAGGCGACGCAGTTCGTGCAATGGCTGGCCTCCCCTGCCGCCGATGCGATCTTCACGCGGCGCGGATTCGCGGTGAAGGACTGA
- a CDS encoding ATP-binding cassette domain-containing protein, translating into MLHLDIELRRGHFHRHVRIQDDARVIALVGPSGAGKTSVLNAIAGLVTPVAGRIDVDGHCLFDSAQRIDVPVHQRRIGYVFQDARLFPHLDVRRNLLYGRHGGRGAPRFGFDAVVELLGIATLLGRRTRNLSGGEAQRVAIGRALLSQPSLLLFDEPLSSLDQARREELIPYLQRVRDEIRLPIVYVSHHPDEVRRVADSTHTLD; encoded by the coding sequence ATGCTGCACCTGGACATCGAACTGCGGCGCGGGCACTTCCATCGCCACGTACGCATCCAGGACGACGCGCGCGTGATCGCCCTGGTGGGGCCGTCCGGCGCGGGCAAGACCTCGGTCCTCAATGCCATCGCGGGACTGGTGACGCCGGTGGCCGGGCGCATCGACGTGGACGGCCACTGCCTGTTCGACAGTGCGCAGCGCATCGACGTGCCGGTGCACCAGCGCCGCATCGGCTATGTCTTCCAGGATGCGCGGCTGTTCCCGCACCTGGACGTACGCCGCAACCTGCTCTACGGGCGCCACGGCGGGCGTGGCGCGCCCCGCTTCGGATTCGATGCCGTCGTGGAGTTGCTCGGCATCGCAACGCTGCTCGGTCGCCGCACGCGCAACCTGTCCGGCGGCGAAGCGCAGCGCGTCGCGATCGGTCGTGCATTGCTGTCGCAGCCCTCGTTGCTGCTGTTCGACGAGCCGCTGTCGTCGCTGGACCAGGCCCGCCGCGAAGAACTGATCCCCTACCTGCAGCGCGTGCGCGACGAAATCCGCCTGCCCATCGTCTACGTCAGCCACCATCCGGACGAAGTACGCCGCGTGGCCGATTCCACGCACACCCTCGACTGA
- a CDS encoding BlaI/MecI/CopY family transcriptional regulator: protein MPISDAEAVVMDVLWGRHPASAEDVVAALAGRAEWAEPTVKTLLNRLLNKGAIQAEKEGRRYLYSPVLSRDAWLAEQSAGLVDRLFGGRVAPLVAHFSEQRKLSSADIAELKRLIAELDDGE, encoded by the coding sequence ATGCCAATCAGCGATGCGGAAGCGGTGGTGATGGACGTGTTGTGGGGGCGCCATCCCGCCAGCGCGGAAGACGTGGTGGCTGCCTTGGCCGGCCGCGCGGAATGGGCGGAGCCGACCGTGAAGACCCTGCTCAACCGCCTGCTCAACAAGGGCGCGATCCAGGCGGAGAAGGAGGGACGTCGCTATCTGTATTCGCCCGTGCTCAGCCGCGATGCCTGGCTGGCGGAGCAGAGCGCGGGGCTGGTCGATCGCTTGTTCGGGGGGCGTGTGGCGCCACTGGTCGCCCACTTCAGCGAACAGCGCAAACTTTCCTCGGCCGACATCGCCGAACTGAAACGTCTGATTGCGGAGCTCGACGATGGCGAATGA
- a CDS encoding dicarboxylate/amino acid:cation symporter, whose amino-acid sequence MTDAKPATRAKLPLHWKMAIGFGVGLLVGLIVHATGQGDAGWVQDVTKYVTTPFSKIFLNLIFMLIVPLLFSALVCGIAEMGDIRALGRIGWKTLAYTVLLSAIAVLLGLVLVNLLKPGVGVDPALAQQLIAENAERTKEIVASVGSQPTGMDMLLSIVPDNVIGAASSNAAILSLMFFAVMFGIGLVLTPSENTGILKRGIEGVFEISMTLIGLVIRLAPYAVACFMFNLAAIFGFDLLVRLGAYVGVVVLALGLHLLVSYSVALKLAGYSPLTFFRGAQEAMVMAFSTASSNATLPTALRVADEKLGLPRTVSRFVLTVGATANQNGTALFEGVTVIFLAQFFGVDLSLGQQFMVMLVCILGGIGTAGVPSGSLPVVALICAMVGVNPIGIGLILGVNHFLDMCRTTLNVTGDLTLASLVAKGERTDVKLPGQPG is encoded by the coding sequence ATGACCGACGCCAAGCCCGCCACCCGCGCCAAGCTGCCGTTGCACTGGAAGATGGCCATCGGTTTCGGTGTCGGCCTGCTGGTCGGACTCATCGTGCACGCGACGGGACAGGGCGATGCCGGCTGGGTGCAGGACGTCACGAAGTACGTCACCACGCCGTTCAGCAAGATCTTCCTCAACCTGATCTTCATGCTGATCGTGCCGCTGTTGTTCTCCGCGCTGGTCTGCGGCATCGCCGAGATGGGCGACATCCGCGCGCTGGGGCGGATCGGCTGGAAGACACTGGCCTACACGGTGCTGCTATCCGCGATCGCCGTGCTGCTGGGCTTGGTGCTGGTCAACCTGCTGAAGCCGGGCGTGGGCGTAGATCCTGCGCTGGCGCAGCAGCTGATCGCCGAGAACGCCGAGCGCACGAAGGAAATCGTCGCCAGCGTCGGCAGTCAGCCGACCGGCATGGACATGCTGCTGTCGATCGTGCCCGACAACGTGATCGGCGCGGCGTCGAGCAACGCGGCGATCCTGTCGCTGATGTTCTTCGCGGTGATGTTCGGCATCGGCCTGGTGCTGACGCCGTCGGAGAACACCGGCATCCTCAAGCGCGGCATCGAGGGCGTGTTCGAGATCTCGATGACGCTGATCGGCCTGGTGATCCGGCTGGCCCCGTACGCGGTGGCCTGCTTCATGTTCAACCTGGCCGCGATCTTCGGCTTCGATCTGTTGGTACGACTGGGTGCCTATGTGGGCGTAGTCGTGCTGGCGTTGGGCCTGCACCTGCTGGTCAGCTACTCCGTCGCGCTGAAACTCGCCGGCTATTCGCCGCTGACGTTCTTCCGCGGCGCGCAGGAAGCGATGGTGATGGCGTTCTCCACCGCGTCGAGCAACGCGACCCTGCCCACCGCGCTGCGCGTGGCCGACGAGAAGCTGGGCCTGCCGCGCACGGTGTCGCGCTTCGTGCTGACCGTGGGCGCCACCGCCAACCAGAACGGCACCGCGTTGTTCGAGGGCGTGACGGTGATCTTCCTGGCCCAGTTCTTCGGCGTGGACCTGTCGCTGGGCCAGCAGTTCATGGTGATGCTGGTGTGCATCCTGGGCGGCATCGGCACGGCCGGCGTGCCGTCCGGTTCGCTGCCGGTGGTGGCGCTGATCTGCGCCATGGTGGGCGTGAACCCCATCGGCATCGGCCTGATCCTGGGCGTGAACCACTTCCTCGACATGTGCCGCACCACGCTGAACGTCACCGGCGACCTGACCCTGGCGTCGCTGGTGGCCAAGGGCGAACGCACTGACGTGAAACTGCCGGGCCAGCCGGGCTAA
- the modB gene encoding molybdate ABC transporter permease subunit, translated as MFDAFTAEELTAIQLSLKVALVAALASLPFGVLVGWLLARTRFPGKALLDAVVHLPLVLPPVVMGYALLVTLGTQGTLGAFLKEHLGLVFAFRWTGAALACAVMGFPLMVRAIRLSLEATDRRLEQAASTLGAGPWRVFFTVTLPLAWPGLVAGSVLAFAKALGEFGATITFVSNIPGETQTLSSAIYGLMQVPGGEAGIWRLAAVAVAISLAALLFSEWLVRRHHTRQGEDS; from the coding sequence GTGTTCGATGCGTTCACCGCGGAAGAACTCACCGCGATCCAGCTCAGCCTGAAGGTGGCGCTGGTGGCGGCGCTCGCCAGCCTGCCATTCGGCGTGCTGGTCGGTTGGCTGCTGGCGCGCACGCGCTTCCCGGGCAAGGCGCTGCTGGATGCCGTGGTGCACCTGCCGCTGGTGTTGCCGCCGGTGGTGATGGGTTACGCCCTGCTGGTGACGCTGGGTACACAGGGCACGCTAGGCGCCTTCCTGAAGGAACATCTTGGCCTCGTGTTCGCGTTCCGCTGGACCGGTGCGGCACTGGCCTGCGCGGTGATGGGCTTCCCGCTGATGGTGCGCGCGATCCGTCTGTCGCTCGAAGCCACCGACCGCCGCCTGGAACAAGCCGCGTCCACCCTGGGTGCCGGCCCGTGGCGCGTCTTCTTCACCGTCACCTTGCCGCTGGCCTGGCCCGGCCTGGTCGCCGGCAGCGTGCTGGCCTTCGCGAAAGCGCTTGGCGAGTTCGGCGCCACCATCACCTTCGTCTCCAACATCCCCGGCGAGACACAGACGCTGTCCTCCGCGATCTATGGCCTGATGCAGGTGCCCGGTGGCGAAGCCGGCATCTGGCGCCTCGCTGCGGTCGCCGTGGCGATCTCGCTGGCGGCGTTGCTCTTCTCCGAGTGGCTGGTGCGCCGCCATCACACACGCCAGGGCGAGGACAGCTGA